The Betta splendens chromosome 24, fBetSpl5.4, whole genome shotgun sequence DNA window ACCGACTCTGAAAGAAGAAAGGAACGTGCAGAATTCAATCATCAGAATGGAATAAGAGGGGTAGTTTTACTGGAggtgaacagaaacagaagaacGTTTGGGTTTTCCACTTCTCTAAACTGTCGCTACTGGATCAGAGTTAAACCTGAATGAAGTTGTGCAGAGGAACCGTGGATCTGTCGTCATCACTTCCTTTAATGGACACATTCTCACTGAGGAATAATCCTGGGAActgaacttttattttgaaagcatggCTGAAACAACTGAAGGTAACTcagacttttacttttacttcaggCTTTTAGTGTCCCTGACCAAAGGCGCCTCCAGTGCTGTACATGTTCTGCAGCCTGTCGCTGGTGTTGTGCTGTCGGCCATGTGGGGGGAATTTCATGATTGTGTGCATCTATAAATATGCTGCTATCATGtatctgctgtttgtcatgCAGCTTTGAGATGCCTGACATCTGCAGTGCTGTATAGGCTCAGTCTGCTGCATGTAAACATCAGCTGATACAGCTGTGATGCCACTGGAACGGTTTAATGTCCAACAAAATAACAGACATGACACAGTCGCAGCAGAGACGCTTCTAGTGTTTAGAATCTAGAATGTACAGCAACACTGAGATCAGCTAggtttaaaaacatatttgtaTTAATAGTATTATTATCATAACTTagtcttatttattattaaaccgTCTTATTTTTATACAACCTCGTAATGTactgcaataaaacacacattaataaaAGGCTAATTTACTTTATTACTAGCAAGAAGCTAATCTGACACTGGGTATTACATGTTTTTGAAATAGTAACACCAAGTTTGTCTTGTAGATTATTGGCATTTTCAGGTTAATATACATTTGAAAGGATATATTTGCCAAATAGGGACAAAGTGAAACCAGTGGGACTGTCTTCTGTCTGTCATGCATCACGTAGAGGCTGGAAGGTTCCAGCCACAGTGGCCACTGAGCCGTGTTGGAGCAGACTCGCACCAGTTTACCTCTGACTGGGTGAAGCTGAGCCACTGTACCAGTTATGAGCAGAAACGCTGTCCAGTGCGGCCGTAAAAGGAGGAGCCATGCATGGAAATCTGACCAGCTCCTTTGTTGTGCTTAGAAAGTGGGGGTCACTACAGGCTTCAATGTTGAAGCAGAAACCTGTATGTGCTGCAAATGCATATGAGACCCGTCTTCAGGGTTCTGTTGCCTTGGTTTCATGATTAGACTGAACAAACATTTCTGACCCAACATGCTGTGACACAACTCCCCCTTCCTTGTATTATAATTACTGTAGCTGACGTCGGCCCTGATGCACCCGGATGCGTCTGCAGTGTAAAGTCAGCAGATTGTTGTCTCTACGTTAATGACATGATTTGAATTTTATACACTCTACTAAAAATACCAAAAAGTTTTACCAGTTAAACCACGTGTTGATGGTGACTCTGGATACATTTTACAGGAACCATCTTTTTACTGTGGAAATATCATGCAAGTATTTTAGACACATGCTTAACTACTGTATATGTCACAGTTACAGTAGAATCATTGTGCCCATTGAATTGTCCTGTTGGAAAATGAGTGACTCCAGTGTAAATCTGTGTCTGTGATCCTAAGCTACAACATTCATAGTGGTcagaaacagctgctctgagctttactagcacacacacacacacacacacacacacacacacacacacacacacacacacacacacacacacacacacacacacacacacacacacacactcatctgcactgtaataaataaaaatgtattttagtattttactTGTATTCTACTTTACTGTGAAAGAGAGTAAaggcagtagtagtagtaatgaCTGTCATCTCATAAAAGCAGCACCAGTTACTGCACCACTGTAACAGCACCACCTTGTGGCTCATTGTAGACATTATTATCAAAACCGATGCTTTGACTGAGAGAAGCAGGAAACCTTTGATGTCCACACACCCGCGTGTGTCATACTTAAACTAAGAATAGAAGCGTGGTATGTAAGAACAGGTGGAGGGAGTTTAGTCCAGTCAGTTAAACAGGTCCACCTGCATATTTCTAATGAGAATATCGCTTTTAAACATGTAGAGGCTTTAGAAACATTAGGATGTAGAGACTAAAATGAATTTACAGCAACTCAACAAGCTTAGTGCATGTGAGAACTGATCATTTGCTGTACTTCCCAGTGCGCTCGCTGACCACAACCATGGTCATCGACGGTAAGAACGGAGACGCCAGGTCTCTGCCGGCCCGGTCCTCCAAGAAGACCTTCACAGACGACCTCTACTCGACCTTCAGCTCCCCGCTGGCCTGGATCTTAGTTCTGGCCCTCATCGTTACCTGGTCCTTCGTTTTCGTCATCATGTTCGATCTGACAGACTACAAGACTGTCTCAGGTCAGGAGCCCAGTTTCATCAGAGCCTCAGCTAACGACCCACGAAGGGTCAGGTTCAGCTTAATGTGGTGATCACTTTAAAGCTAAGCTGCAAGAAGCTTCCAGTTAGTGGGTTCATTCTATTTCATGTGTCTGAATACAGTATTTCTACGTGTACCTAAAGATGCTTCTCTGTTAAGTCTCTTTTGTCTCTTATGTTGTAAACTACAGTCAAATCTTCTCATAAAATCTACTAATTCTACCTGAGCCTATGTTTCTCAGTAACATCACTGAGCATCAAGCACTGGATTCACTTCTCTGCATCAGATTTCAACCACTGCTtttaaacctctgctgtagtcGATTTTCTGATCAACAACAATCACCATCCTCCATTTACTACAATCACGTAACGAAAAAGATCTTTTATTGATTAAGATGCATGTCAACGAATCACACAGTAGGAAGAACTCATTCCTTCTTCTGTCTAAATATCATTTCAAATCCATGCTGTGCTATAGTGACCACCACAGGCAGTTGTGCACGTTACACCCTTATCACCATCGCAGCATCGCCTcacgccacctcctcctccttcacctcagcaCTGTGCTTGACTTCTCTCCTGCTCATTGCCACTTTGTTTCTCGTCCAACCAGGTCACCCACCTTCAGGCGTCAGGAAGGTTTTAAAGGAATCAGGGCGTAGAGGCAAGACACCTCAGCTGCTACTAACCCGCAGGCCGGAAGCTTATTTGTCTGCTGAACTATTAATTACACTGAATCAATCAGCCTTCGCtctcacagtcacactgtgctgcCTTTTCTCTGATAGTTTTTCCGTTTTCGTGTTTGATGTGCCTGATGATTGTGTTCAGGTGTCTCCTACTATGGATGTTATGTTGTCTGTGCTATCTGTACAGCAATACCATGTTTATTTTCATCTTCAGCACTTTGTTGCTCTTTGTACAGACATTATTACAGTCAGAGATGATTGTGGATTGTGTAAACTGCAAAGAAGACTTATTCATAGGGAGAAAAACCAAAGAAAATGAATCAATCATTTGACAGATCTAATAATTgacagatttattaattaatatcacaaaaataaacattttactttttacatttCCACAATTCAGTTTGCACTGAGAACACTGGCCCACTCTCATGCAAACTCCAACTTGAATAAAAGATAGCACGGTCATTTTTCAAACTACATTCTGGAGATAATATTCTTCATATTGTTTAACCTGCTGAGAGGGGGTCAGTGTTCATTCTCAAATGCTACGTGCAGCAATATGCTACGTTGTGTACAAAGGCCTTGCACTGGTTAAACTGGGGCGGTTCCTTCCAGTGTGACTTTGGTCCCTCCACAGTTTAACATTTTGCTGTCTGACGTTTCCTCAGTGCAGAGGAATGAGAGCTTTATCCGCAGTGAGGAGATGCAAACATTCATGAAGTACAACCAGCAAATGACCTCAGTCCAACTCAGTGACTCGACTCACTATTCATGTTCCTGCTCCATCAGGAGGCATCAGCAAGATCAGCTCAGATCCCATGAAAGCCATGAACGATGCCGTGGAGGAGTCAGCAAACGTGATCAGCGTTATAGCAAAATATGCTGCCAACCTCATCGCTCCTGCAGAAGACGAAGGTACTCGGCACTCGAGCGTTTCTGCTCAGAAACCTGTTGCACTTTGGACTTTGAATAACacttttctctcattttcttcAGGAAATCTATACGCAGTGAGGAAAAAAGGTTTGTACTCATAAAGCATCAGATTGTGTGTGGTTGCAATGATCAGCTAGTGTATTACTGCAAATCactgttatttattattgtgtgtgtttttaggagAGTTTCTGCCGCCACGAAGTAAAGGTCTGTATGTTTGGTTGGATTTTCTTAATGTTCTGAATGTTTAGCTGAAGCTGCATTCACCATTATTGTTTataaattacaaattacaacTGTATATTAGCGTGGCCAGGAAAAAGACCCCCGCTTGTGTTTACTGTGGTCCTAACAGTTGATACAGCCCATAATGTGAATGTGACACATGTTTCCTACAGTTATAGAGAtgcaagcaaagaaaaaaacaccagCAATTGAAGTtgtggaggatgaagatgacggAGAGAAGGATGATGAAATGGAGGATGCTGTAGAGATGGAGGACGAAATTgcagaagacgaggaggagtatgaagaagaagaggagtatgaggaggaagctgaggaggaggaggagtatgaagaagaagaagagtatGAGGacgaagctgaggaggaggagtatgAAGAGGAGGAGTATGACGAagaagctgaggaagaggagtatgaggaggaagctgaggaggaggagtatgatgaagaagctgaggaggacaaaggtgaggaggaggaggttgaggaggaagctgaggaggaggagtatgtggaggaagatgaggaggaggaaggagagggggagggggaggaagctgtggaagttggggaggcagaggaggagggggaaggagtGGAACAGGAGGATGAAGAAACTGTGGAGGAAAAAtctctggaggaagaggaggaggatgaggaggttatggtagatgatgaggaggagcatCTGGGGAAAGCAGAAGAGAGCGATGACGATGTTGAAGATGAAGGAGAGGATGACGTTTCTCCTGAACCTACTTCCACTTCTGAAGATGAGAAGGCAGTTGTGAGTCCTGATTCTGAGTCTGATGCACCGGTTGGCATcaaagacagtgatgaagacgAGTTTGTAACAGGAGAAGAGGAATCCAGTGATGGTGTTTATAGCGACACCTCAGACATCAGTGAATCTCAGCTTCTCTCCAGCGATGAGGCAGAAGagaaagaggatgaagaggatgacgAAGATGATAAATTAGCTGATATCACAACATCCgacagtgatgatgtcattgcagaagacagtgatgatgatCTGGAGGTTGATCTTCCTCCTTTTCGTGCTGCCAGTGAAGATGATGAGGATCATCATAAACTTGCTGAGGAGAAAGACGACATTAAAGCCGataaagatgaagatgaagatgaggatgatttGGACCAATCAGATGAAGACATCTCTGTTGCCTCTTCTGAGCACTTtgcagatgatgaagatgatgatgaagatgatgacttTAAGGATGAAGACCTTGATGAAGAAATTCACACTGAGGTAGATGATGGCACAAAGAAACATGAAGATGTCACCCATGAAGGTGATGATGacgaaaaggaggaggaagaagaggtcCCACCCCTGGACATTACAGACAGTGGAGTCCTaggtgatgaggatgatgatgatggtgatgatgatgaagagtcTGCTGGAGAATCTATGtttagtgatgatgaaaaagaTCTTAAAGATGTAACCACATCAGATTCCTTAGCTAGCGAGGAAGGTGAAGAGGAGGGTgacgaagatgaggaagaggatgatgatggtggcgTTGACCTCCTGCTTGCAGGTACAGTCAAGCATGAATAGATAAATAATCATACAAAGTGCTGCTCTCTGattgtatataaatatactgaTAACCTGAAGCCTGGTTTTGAACCCACTGTGTAGCTGCCACTGCAGCAGCGTTCActgtccaggaggaggcagtaGAGACAGAGGCACAAGAAGACGATGAAGATGAGGACGTCAGTGAGGCTGGTGATGAAGACAAGACTGAGGAggctgatgaagacactggtgGGTTGGTTGTTACGCACCGTGAGCTAAAACATTCACAACAGTTGTATCTTTATCAATGATTTAAACTCCATAGAGTCATTTATGGTTTACGTTTAGTCACTAGACAGCGGTTTGGtcctgaggatgatgatgaggaagcaCATGAGAAACCCAAAGCCAAACTCCAGAAATCTGTAGACGAACCTGAGGataaaaaagaggaggaagatgaagaggatgaggaggagaaggcaacAGTCGACGTGACAAAACCTGTTCCTGAAGCCGAGGACGAACCAGCTGGTAAAAACTCAGGACTTCCACATGAATCACATTCATGCTCCATCATCAACTTCATGCTTTATGATTTCAGTGTGTCCATGTATGAAATCTGCCAAAGCCAAAGAGTCTGTGACcaagactgaaaagaaaaaaggtttgAGCGACCTGAAATACAAACATTTCACTTGTGCATTCGTTCATTTACCGTCTTCACACAGAAGTGAAGTGAGTTTGAAGAGATTCCTCTGATCCTGTCACATGGTGAATGTGTTTTCAGAAGCTCCCAGGAAGGTTTCCGCTGTGAGGAAAAGAAGAGGTACCTTTCTAGGGACCCCCATCAAAACCTCAGCCTGGGTTAACACATCATAAAGGCTGGTGGCATCTCTGCAGAGCAGGATGACGCACCGTCAAGTCCTGTTTACAGCATTAGTACCTAAATTAACATTATTCTCTATTTTAAGAGCGAGAAGCTGTGAAGACAGAGGAGAAACCAAAGAGGAAAGGTAGCAGCTTCATTTCCTAACTGAACGTCTGTGATCATGACTGATCTCATGGTGGTTTAATAATTTTAgttgtgtgttgatgtgcgATCCAGCGCTTCCCAGGATTGCAGCACTGGACACAAAAATCAGGAGGGTCAGAAGATTCCCTGCTTTTCTGAAAGGTACAAAATGGTATAAAATAGTTGCAAGTATTGATCATACTCAAAGACTGAGGTTATATTGAACTCACATGGTACAAAATCTGCAAAGATACAATGTGTGTCTTATTATTGTGCTGTTGTATCATTTAAAagtacaagaaaaaaacaagaagcagGAGAAGAGCAAAACTTCCAAAGAAGTTAGAAAAGGTATGGATCCACACATCACATCATATCTAACACATCACAtcaaatcacatcacatcaaacacatcacatcacatcaaacacatcacatcacatcacatcacatcacatcacatcatatctaacacatcacatcacaccaAACACATCACATGGTACCAAatcacaccacaccacacatacACGATTCGTAGATGACTGCTGCTTTTAATGATAGAGATAAAGACCAAAAAACAAGAGGAGGCTCCAGTGACTGGACAAGAAGGTAGAATAATGTCATTGTTTCTCCAATACACTATCTGTtagataataaatatttttaactAATCTCAATCAACATGTTTTCCTCTTGTCTATCACAGTTGGGCCCTGCAGACCTGCCCCGGTCTactgtccatctcctcctggaTGGTACGGTAAGTAAAGAATTAAATAGTATGACATCATCCTGGGAAGATGAATATCTGCTTTAACATCGGGCTGATATCTTAAATTAACTCCTTCCCTTACAGTTCATCACATTGTCACAGACAATCCATACCCGCCTCCAACCATGTCAGGTATTTAAACCAGCTATGCATATCAGTAAATAagagctgttttattttattgtatttgcttTGAAGTACAAATCTAATATTTTCTCAGCTCCGTCTGCCCCGGTTCTGACTGCCCATCCAGTCCAACCGGGACCTCCCCCCATGCAGCCTTTTTATCAGCAAGTGCCTCCAGCGATGCAGCCCCTCTACTCACAGTATCAACCGTATCCACCACCAGCGCAGCCCGTGCAGGCTCAGGCAGAACCACCGCAGCCAGCCCAGCCTGAGGAACCGCTCCATCCCATAGAAACCCCAGACCACGAGGCTTCAGAGCAGCCCGACATCCAGGCTCCAGCAGACAAAGCTCAGCTGGTCCAGGGTAAGATGTCGTCTTTGAAACGAGATTTATTACTGGACTGCATTTTTTCCTACTGAGTAAAAGGGTTTCTGATATGAACAGATTCAGTTTTAGCAGCAAATAAAGGAAACCcaagaaaacaaataataaactatACTTTCCTACTGGAAGACATAAGGTACTGAGGCGTAAACTAACAGCCAGCAAGTGGCAGATTACGTAGCAGGACATCTTAGAAGATGAGAAGAAGTACTAAAAACCTGCACAGATGACTAACCTCAGAATAAAAAGGGACAAATAGGGCTTTAATGGTTTTGTCTCTTCAACAATAAAATGTTCTTCCTTTTTGGATCAGACACTGTTGAGAAGGAAGTGAAGGCTGAATCGCTCAAGCAGGGTACGAGCTTCCTACCTACTTAAAATCACCTAGCTATTTTATTACACGCATAATGGTCCCATTCTGGTCATTTCCAACAGAAACGGCAAAAACAAAGGCTGACGAGTCCCACAAAGGTAACGACGCTTCACTTGTCTGCTAATCAAGGGACCTACGCTAACAGCGATGCACTGTACAATGTCTCAGTGTGTTGTACAAACGTATTCATCATGGAACATTAACTGTGCGTGGCCATTTCACTCCAATTATCCCCTCAGAGCCAGAAGCAGCcaaggagaaaacaaagaaaggtAATTTATGTTTACAGCTGAGTAATGTGGTGCTTTCACTGCCACGCACGCAAGTGTCATTATGAACAATGCAGACACAAAGCCGAGCTTTGTtcagctggaaacacacagacatgtttacATACTTCTGCAAAGTGCAAATACAATGATTTAAAACATGCTTCAATTCTAGATGATGCTGTTTCAAAAGGCAAAAGCAAAACAGGCACGACTAAAAAAGGTGAACAACTTTACAACTGCTAGTGCTTAAGTATAGATTAGCATTGGCTAAAAACACATGCATTCAACACGTTTACTGTTGTTTCAGAGCCAGCGACAAAGAGAGAAGCAAGCCGACCTACAGCGGCTAAAAAAGGTACACGCCGTGTGAGCCCATGTCCTGCAATGCAGGGTCCTGTCATTCACTTACTCTATTCCTGCAGAGGAACCTACTAAAGCAAAAAGcagaagagctgcagctgccaagACAGGTAAAACGTTACAAGGCTGCAGGTGTTCTGCCATTCAAACCGCTTCCTCCCTTTAAAGGCTCGGCTGCTAGAAAACCATTGATTCAGGCCGCTAATGGCCACTCTCTCCTCGTCATGTTAGCACCCGCGGCTGCAAGGCAGAAAAGGAAGGGTACCTACACGCCCATGCTCATTACTCTGCACAGAAATCAATCAGCATTTGCATCAGTGACGTGAAAGATAATTGGAATCTAATTGTTTTTGCTCCTCTCAGAGGCGTCACCCGTCAGGAGCAAAGCCAAGTCCTCCACGGTGAAGAAAGGTGAAAGGCCGATCATCGTCAATGAAATGACACTAAGGACTTCTGTTGACTGTGCAGAAGCTGAAACAAGAGCCATTTAAATATAGATATTCATTTCTGTCGAATAGAAAAAGACTCTGAACCACATCCACAGCCGGTCAGACTGAGGCCCAGACTGGAAGTCAGGAGGGCGAATGTGACTCAAGCAAAAGAGGAGAAGCCTCCCAGATCTATGTCTGAAGCAGGTGGACTTTTTCATCATCCATCTCTAATAAAATCCAGGCAAATAATCTGCCAGATAGGTCTTCATTTTTCTGTCTTTTGGTTTCCAGTCAGAACAAGACCAAAAACACTGGCAGATATAAAAAGTAAGTACAATTTGTAGAAAATGCATTTAGGGATTTGGATAATTAATAATGTGCCCATGTGTGACTAGTTAAAACTATACCTGAGTTACATTATCTGCACtcagaataaagaaaatgagTGGGAACTGCTCATCAGTTGCATCAACACCTGCCAACAAGTCTAAAGAAGATGCTTAAATTCATTTAGCATTATTCATTTAATAACAACTGTTGACAACCTTCAATGAAACAGGCTCCGTTCTAAGAGAAGGAAAACGGTGCCGGCATCTTTCAAACCCGCTTCTGGATGTGATTAAAAAGGCCGTTTTATGCATGATAAAGCTCTAATTAGCACATGTCAAGCTGCATTACACCGGGAGGAGAACAACGCAGGAATATTTAATGTACATCACTTTTACACTGAGTTATTTGACAGGCAGTAATAAGACCGTCTCTACTTACAGGCGAAGCTGAAAAGGCGGAAAAGAAATCTGTGGCGGTGACTCAAGGTACAGCTCTGTAACAGGATGAGGAATCGAAGTGTGATGTCAGATTCATCAGTTTCTGTTCTCAAATTTTAGATAAAGGGAAACCACCAGCAAAAGCCAGTGAGTataggtcacacacactcacacacacttaaagAGGCTTCACCCACAGGTCGACAGGTTTAAGGGTGTTTACCATCAATCGTCAGAGCAGCTCGAGTGAAGTGTGAATTACGTCCAGGTAAAAGGTTCAGTGGCGCTGCTGTGTTTCATT harbors:
- the LOC114849861 gene encoding triadin-like isoform X4, with the protein product MAETTEVRSLTTTMVIDGKNGDARSLPARSSKKTFTDDLYSTFSSPLAWILVLALIVTWSFVFVIMFDLTDYKTVSGHPPSGVRKVLKESGRRGGISKISSDPMKAMNDAVEESANVISVIAKYAANLIAPAEDEGNLYAVRKKGEFLPPRSKVIEMQAKKKTPAIEVVEDEDDGEKDDEMEDAVEMEDEIAEDEEEYEEEEEYEEEAEEEEEYEEEEEYEDEAEEEEYEEEEYDEEAEEEEYEEEAEEEEYDEEAEEDKGEEEEVEEEAEEEEYVEEDEEEEGEGEGEEAVEVGEAEEEGEGVEQEDEETVEEKSLEEEEEDEEVMVDDEEEHLGKAEESDDDVEDEGEDDVSPEPTSTSEDEKAVVSPDSESDAPVGIKDSDEDEFVTGEEESSDGVYSDTSDISESQLLSSDEAEEKEDEEDDEDDKLADITTSDSDDVIAEDSDDDLEVDLPPFRAASEDDEDHHKLAEEKDDIKADKDEDEDEDDLDQSDEDISVASSEHFADDEDDDEDDDFKDEDLDEEIHTEVDDGTKKHEDVTHEGDDDEKEEEEEVPPLDITDSGVLGDEDDDDGDDDEESAGESMFSDDEKDLKDVTTSDSLASEEGEEEGDEDEEEDDDGGVDLLLAAATAAAFTVQEEAVETEAQEDDEDEDVSEAGDEDKTEEADEDTVTRQRFGPEDDDEEAHEKPKAKLQKSVDEPEDKKEEEDEEDEEEKATVDVTKPVPEAEDEPAVCPCMKSAKAKESVTKTEKKKEAPRKVSAVRKRREREAVKTEEKPKRKALPRIAALDTKIRRVRRFPAFLKVQEKNKKQEKSKTSKEVRKEIKTKKQEEAPVTGQEVGPCRPAPVYCPSPPGWYVHHIVTDNPYPPPTMSAPSAPVLTAHPVQPGPPPMQPFYQQVPPAMQPLYSQYQPYPPPAQPVQAQAEPPQPAQPEEPLHPIETPDHEASEQPDIQAPADKAQLVQDTVEKEVKAESLKQETAKTKADESHKEPEAAKEKTKKDDAVSKGKSKTGTTKKEPATKREASRPTAAKKEEPTKAKSRRAAAAKTAPAAARQKRKEASPVRSKAKSSTVKKEKDSEPHPQPVRLRPRLEVRRANVTQAKEEKPPRSMSEAVRTRPKTLADIKSEAEKAEKKSVAVTQDKGKPPAKAKNWERGSSKA
- the LOC114849861 gene encoding triadin-like isoform X3, which codes for MAETTEVRSLTTTMVIDGKNGDARSLPARSSKKTFTDDLYSTFSSPLAWILVLALIVTWSFVFVIMFDLTDYKTVSGGISKISSDPMKAMNDAVEESANVISVIAKYAANLIAPAEDEGNLYAVRKKGEFLPPRSKVIEMQAKKKTPAIEVVEDEDDGEKDDEMEDAVEMEDEIAEDEEEYEEEEEYEEEAEEEEEYEEEEEYEDEAEEEEYEEEEYDEEAEEEEYEEEAEEEEYDEEAEEDKGEEEEVEEEAEEEEYVEEDEEEEGEGEGEEAVEVGEAEEEGEGVEQEDEETVEEKSLEEEEEDEEVMVDDEEEHLGKAEESDDDVEDEGEDDVSPEPTSTSEDEKAVVSPDSESDAPVGIKDSDEDEFVTGEEESSDGVYSDTSDISESQLLSSDEAEEKEDEEDDEDDKLADITTSDSDDVIAEDSDDDLEVDLPPFRAASEDDEDHHKLAEEKDDIKADKDEDEDEDDLDQSDEDISVASSEHFADDEDDDEDDDFKDEDLDEEIHTEVDDGTKKHEDVTHEGDDDEKEEEEEVPPLDITDSGVLGDEDDDDGDDDEESAGESMFSDDEKDLKDVTTSDSLASEEGEEEGDEDEEEDDDGGVDLLLAAATAAAFTVQEEAVETEAQEDDEDEDVSEAGDEDKTEEADEDTVTRQRFGPEDDDEEAHEKPKAKLQKSVDEPEDKKEEEDEEDEEEKATVDVTKPVPEAEDEPAVCPCMKSAKAKESVTKTEKKKEAPRKVSAVRKRREREAVKTEEKPKRKALPRIAALDTKIRRVRRFPAFLKVQEKNKKQEKSKTSKEVRKEIKTKKQEEAPVTGQEVGPCRPAPVYCPSPPGWYVHHIVTDNPYPPPTMSAPSAPVLTAHPVQPGPPPMQPFYQQVPPAMQPLYSQYQPYPPPAQPVQAQAEPPQPAQPEEPLHPIETPDHEASEQPDIQAPADKAQLVQDTVEKEVKAESLKQETAKTKADESHKEPEAAKEKTKKDDAVSKGKSKTGTTKKEPATKREASRPTAAKKEEPTKAKSRRAAAAKTAPAAARQKRKEASPVRSKAKSSTVKKEKDSEPHPQPVRLRPRLEVRRANVTQAKEEKPPRSMSEAVRTRPKTLADIKSEAEKAEKKSVAVTQDKGKPPAKAKESQTEDNITEKKKPGQRYFQCVYVPGKHAQYPLRPFTPVMSPTVMSPALRSMLEQRAARASGQ
- the LOC114849861 gene encoding triadin-like isoform X1, giving the protein MAETTEVRSLTTTMVIDGKNGDARSLPARSSKKTFTDDLYSTFSSPLAWILVLALIVTWSFVFVIMFDLTDYKTVSGHPPSGVRKVLKESGRRGGISKISSDPMKAMNDAVEESANVISVIAKYAANLIAPAEDEGNLYAVRKKGEFLPPRSKVIEMQAKKKTPAIEVVEDEDDGEKDDEMEDAVEMEDEIAEDEEEYEEEEEYEEEAEEEEEYEEEEEYEDEAEEEEYEEEEYDEEAEEEEYEEEAEEEEYDEEAEEDKGEEEEVEEEAEEEEYVEEDEEEEGEGEGEEAVEVGEAEEEGEGVEQEDEETVEEKSLEEEEEDEEVMVDDEEEHLGKAEESDDDVEDEGEDDVSPEPTSTSEDEKAVVSPDSESDAPVGIKDSDEDEFVTGEEESSDGVYSDTSDISESQLLSSDEAEEKEDEEDDEDDKLADITTSDSDDVIAEDSDDDLEVDLPPFRAASEDDEDHHKLAEEKDDIKADKDEDEDEDDLDQSDEDISVASSEHFADDEDDDEDDDFKDEDLDEEIHTEVDDGTKKHEDVTHEGDDDEKEEEEEVPPLDITDSGVLGDEDDDDGDDDEESAGESMFSDDEKDLKDVTTSDSLASEEGEEEGDEDEEEDDDGGVDLLLAAATAAAFTVQEEAVETEAQEDDEDEDVSEAGDEDKTEEADEDTVTRQRFGPEDDDEEAHEKPKAKLQKSVDEPEDKKEEEDEEDEEEKATVDVTKPVPEAEDEPAVCPCMKSAKAKESVTKTEKKKEAPRKVSAVRKRREREAVKTEEKPKRKALPRIAALDTKIRRVRRFPAFLKVQEKNKKQEKSKTSKEVRKEIKTKKQEEAPVTGQEVGPCRPAPVYCPSPPGWYVHHIVTDNPYPPPTMSAPSAPVLTAHPVQPGPPPMQPFYQQVPPAMQPLYSQYQPYPPPAQPVQAQAEPPQPAQPEEPLHPIETPDHEASEQPDIQAPADKAQLVQDTVEKEVKAESLKQETAKTKADESHKEPEAAKEKTKKDDAVSKGKSKTGTTKKEPATKREASRPTAAKKEEPTKAKSRRAAAAKTAPAAARQKRKEASPVRSKAKSSTVKKEKDSEPHPQPVRLRPRLEVRRANVTQAKEEKPPRSMSEAVRTRPKTLADIKSEAEKAEKKSVAVTQDKGKPPAKAKESQTEDNITEKKKPGQRYFQCVYVPGKHAQYPLRPFTPVMSPTVMSPALRSMLEQRAARASGQ
- the LOC114849861 gene encoding triadin-like isoform X2, which gives rise to MAETTEVRSLTTTMVIDGKNGDARSLPARSSKKTFTDDLYSTFSSPLAWILVLALIVTWSFVFVIMFDLTDYKTVSGHPPSGVRKVLKESGRRGGISKISSDPMKAMNDAVEESANVISVIAKYAANLIAPAEDEGNLYAVRKKGEFLPPRSKVIEMQAKKKTPAIEVVEDEDDGEKDDEMEDAVEMEDEIAEDEEEYEEEEEYEEEAEEEEEYEEEEEYEDEAEEEEYEEEEYDEEAEEEEYEEEAEEEEYDEEAEEDKGEEEEVEEEAEEEEYVEEDEEEEGEGEGEEAVEVGEAEEEGEGVEQEDEETVEEKSLEEEEEDEEVMVDDEEEHLGKAEESDDDVEDEGEDDVSPEPTSTSEDEKAVVSPDSESDAPVGIKDSDEDEFVTGEEESSDGVYSDTSDISESQLLSSDEAEEKEDEEDDEDDKLADITTSDSDDVIAEDSDDDLEVDLPPFRAASEDDEDHHKLAEEKDDIKADKDEDEDEDDLDQSDEDISVASSEHFADDEDDDEDDDFKDEDLDEEIHTEVDDGTKKHEDVTHEGDDDEKEEEEEVPPLDITDSGVLGDEDDDDGDDDEESAGESMFSDDEKDLKDVTTSDSLASEEGEEEGDEDEEEDDDGGVDLLLAAATAAAFTVQEEAVETEAQEDDEDEDVSEAGDEDKTEEADEDTVTRQRFGPEDDDEEAHEKPKAKLQKSVDEPEDKKEEEDEEDEEEKATVDVTKPVPEAEDEPAVCPCMKSAKAKESVTKTEKKKEAPRKVSAVRKRREREAVKTEEKPKRKALPRIAALDTKIRRVRRFPAFLKVQEKNKKQEKSKTSKEVRKEIKTKKQEEAPVTGQEVGPCRPAPVYCPSPPGWYVHHIVTDNPYPPPTMSAPSAPVLTAHPVQPGPPPMQPFYQQVPPAMQPLYSQYQPYPPPAQPVQAQAEPPQPAQPEEPLHPIETPDHEASEQPDIQAPADKAQLVQDTVEKEVKAESLKQETAKTKADESHKEPEAAKEKTKKDDAVSKGKSKTGTTKKEPATKREASRPTAAKKEEPTKAKSRRAAAAKTEASPVRSKAKSSTVKKEKDSEPHPQPVRLRPRLEVRRANVTQAKEEKPPRSMSEAVRTRPKTLADIKSEAEKAEKKSVAVTQDKGKPPAKAKESQTEDNITEKKKPGQRYFQCVYVPGKHAQYPLRPFTPVMSPTVMSPALRSMLEQRAARASGQ